aattttaatattaaaaacacATTAATACTTGCCCTTTTCATAATTTGactctcaatttttttaaaaaaaaattagtcaaacaCAAATTACCTatcaaaaatacttttcaaatgaatttatcaaacacattattttttttcaaatcactTTTATGAAAAGCTATTTTGTAAAAACACTcctaaaaataaacaataattgcaataaaatataaagattattttaCGTTACTTAGTAAATAgaagttcaaatatattttattgttatactTGAATATGCAAAACCAATAAATTCGGTTCCCTAAACCAAATTgaattattgaataaattttactCTACCGCCtaaactttattaattaattaatacaaattctaTAAGGattccttttgtttttttataaaccaattaaaaaaaggtaagtagtaaaccaaaataattaaaaaatcaccCCTATAAATACACCAATACACACAGCCTTTTCTCTacacaatttaattaaattttttattctccAAAAGTTCAATGGcttcaaaaaaattgaccttGAAATCATCGGATGGTGATGAATTTGAGATTGAAGAATCGATTGCGGTTCAATCTGGAACGATAAAATATATTATCGAGGACGGTTATACCCTCGTCCCATTGCCTAACGTGAATACTCAAAACCTAATTTTAATTATCGAGTACATGAAGAAGCATGGAGAGAAGACGGATTCAAACGAAGAAGAAATTAAGGAATTTGATAAGCAACTTTTGAAGGGTAAGAGCTATCAAAACATGTTTGAACTTGTAACTGCGGTAAAATATCTTGATATTAGCGATTTGAATGATTTGTTGTGCCAGACGATAGCCGATAGAATTAAGAACAAGTCTTTAAATGCTATGCGTCAGATATTGGGTGTGGTGAGTGATTATACGCCGGAGGAAGAAAAAATGCATCGTCAAGAATATAATTGGGCTTATGAAGGAGAAGACATTGATGAATCTCTTGATTagatttttttaggttttatttaattaattaattttttttttgatcttAGGGTTTTGAGTTTTATTGTTGAGTCTAGAGCTAatgttgatttttatgtaattattttgtctttaaaatttttgttttttaatttatatacgtaatttgaaaaaaaaaaaaaagaggaggtTATATACATTAATTGTTccattaacaatttttttaaaaaaatatctcaaaagatATAGAATAAAATGTTTAGGTTTGAAATTAAGTTTTAGTTATTGTCTTTCATTATgattaagtttatattttattttggacaCCTATAACTGgtataattataagttataAGAATTATGTTTCAAGTTTTACTTgtgatttttatataaaagacatattttttcttttaattaattaattacttttttttatcttaggGTTTTGAGTTTTATTGTTGAGTCTAGAGCTAatgttgatttttatgtaattattttgtctttaaatttttttcttttaatttatatacgtaattttctgattttgaaaaaaaaaaagagaggatgTTATATACATTAATtgttccatatatatatatatatatatatatattagttattgTCTTTCATTATAATCAAAGCATTCTTGTCAATTCAATAATAATGATTCGGCGAAATCCTTTAAATAAACTtgtcaataaattttattaattaaacacTCGAATTATTGTTTATTCTAATTAAGCACCTCTCtctctatgtatatataaataagtaTTCGATCAAACATGGTTGTATTGGATCATAATTCCTTTACTAGTGatggaaaaaaaagaatacaaTTGCATTGGATCATACAAATATATCAGTTatttgttaaatatatatataaaataaacacTTATAGTTAGAGACGGAGTCAAAATTTTCAGAATAAGAGGGTTCATAATATGTAGAAATCGATAGCTGAAAGAGGTTCGACATCtattatatatacttataaacttatttaatcttatatgaataatataatttttcgtcgAAGGAGAACCCCCTTCATGGAATGTAGCTCCGCCCCTGCTTATAGtccatattaattataaaatataaataatttaataacatatatacctctttattattttaaccgATTCCCCATTATATTTTTGGCTATACGAACCCTTACTCAATTATAGTAGCCACAAAGACAAATacgatataattttttattattttatattgtttaaattgattcccattatattattttggctACATAAACCCTTATTATTGGTCACATTCAACAATAGTAACCGCAGAGACAGATACGATCAGATTTATCTGGACTTAATATACAACCCGCGCTCATGAATCTATCTTTATATTTATCCTTACAACTAGGCATACAATCTTCATCCACCTTGCATGTTATATCGTAAATTGGAGTAGCACATTGCAAATCTTTAATTTGATGCTCTTGAGCAATTGTCATGTTAAGAACtatatgaccaaaaaaaaaaatcaattaaagaattcaactcaagaaaataatatgtgtaataaaaacaacataaataaatctCCAAAAGATAGTACTAACTTTTCAATTaatgtaatattaataattaaatagataaaatgtaaaaccaaaaatatattttttcttttaaaaaattgagtgtAAATGCACAAACCTGACAAAAATGTgataataagaagaaaacagtagtaaattgaaacttttgccattttttatattttgattatatattgAGTCTGTGTTTTTGAGAAAATGTTATGAATTATCTAGCCAtggttataatatttatataaaaaaaaaattgggtagttttatgatttaattaggATTAAGATAGAGTTATTACATTTAGTCCATTTTATTATTCCTATAAAATGTTCAGGAAAGtaacattaaatattttttgtcaaaatatgTTTTAGGTGAggtttatattttaattatgtagattttattactttttttattttatcttatttaaaacGTTACTCAAACTGTTGTGTAAATCTAAAGTTTGACTCaaagaaaatacttatttttaaattattttgatttgattataaccaaatattatatgatgaaaagaaaagtgaagttttacttatatttcacaaaattcttatattaacaattaacatatatatttttgcctATGAAATCATAACTCAAATGTATCTAAGaacaaaattatgttaaaaagataatattatatTGTAAATTGATTTCTAATGTCTTTCTCATGGatcaatataacaataataacatattcagtataattttataattacaatTTACAAATGAGGTCGGAAGAGGATGTCTCATCACCAGTATCTTTGTAAAATATAGAGATTATATCTAATAGATGTcgaattaagaaaattaaaaattacttatcAATAAAAAAGTCATGTACTAAAATGGTTTTTTGGAAGCATTCTTGattgaagaaaaagataatACTTCTTcgttttcaatttgtttgttatttttttctttttaatctatttaaaaaagaattagcaattttttaattttaattttccacaTTATATGTTTGTAACAACAAGATTAACATACATTTTGGTAAATTCTAatataacaacaacataccagTAAAATTTTACAAGTTAGGTGTGAGGAGGATAAAATGTATGCAAACCTTATCACTATCCGTAGAAGTAGCGAGACTGTTTTCTAAAAATCCGCAAAACCAAATCCAggttttgatatatatatatatatatatatatatatgttgattggCAAAGAGGGGTGCAATCTTCATTAACAGCACATGTTACATTGTCAAAATCCTTACTACATTCCTTACGTTGAGCCTTTGTTGGGCCAATAActacaaaaattagaaaaaatatatataaatattaaaaaataagaaatcaaatttaagaaaataaaaataaatttgtaattttttttaaaaaaatacgcGGATAAGTAAACATATACTAGTAGTTAACTAGCAAACACTAGCTATAGtttatataaattatcattcacagcttaattttagttataattatgtcgcctctctcctcttttATACATATAGATACAAATTATACAGATATATACACAATTATATGACAGATATACGAATAAAATTAGCCTCTATCGTTTCCCTCTCTCCTCCTCTTTTATTCTTGTtcgctatatatataaatatatatgtatatcagttgcatatatacaattattcgACAGATATACATATTAAATTCACCTCTAGCTCTctccactctctgccctctctcaatctcgctgaCCTCCCTCTAACATGTAGCTAAGAAACGTAATTACCAAATTATaactagaaataaaaaaataatgagaaataaaataggaaagtTTTAAGAATGATAATTAGGATGAGACATGAATAAAAGACTTAATTTTTTGCCATTTTTATATACTTTGAATAATTATGCTTGTATTTTTGAGAGAATATTGTGAATTGTTCTGCCATGATATGCAAtatataaaggagaaaaaaaatgtcatataatCCAAGTGAATTAAATGAGTCAAAAGATTATGTTAATTCAGTGAATATAATCGTAATaactttcatttttataaaaaatttacactTGTAAGTTATTCAGCTATTGATTGGTCAACAAAcaaattcttttatttcttttttagttattatattaCGTTTTTtcaataatcaatttaattcattaatcatttatataaacatctttttttaaaatgataaatcttgttatatttaaataaaatctaAAGAGAAACATTATTATTGTCACTTCAATAGAAACGAAGAACGAGTAATTTGTCGATGCATAAAATATTACACATTTTAacaataaattacaatacatatatttttatttttttaatcccaaaacacaaaattaaaggTTGAcagaataataaaaagaattcatATCATAGGCACTACACTTTTTAAAAGCccttcataaaatcttgaatcAACCATTACTTATAATTCGATCGATCAAGAAAAATGACATATCTTTCGATTAAATTTTATCTCTCGATACAGAAAATATTCCGATTTATTTAACAATAGTACCAACAAACACAATGACCAAGACGAACAGTTTTCTTAATGATACAATCTGAATAaactaaatttcttttatattttctgaGGCAAATATAGCTGCATTCTTCTTTCAAAGTACATTTTACCATGTGATAATCGTTACGGCATACCCTACGTTCAGCCATTGTTGGGTCAACAActacaacaataaaaaatatatatattattattattattaaaaaaaaactaatgaagaaatcaaattcaagaaaacaaataatttgtagtttttcttttttgagaagTTACGcagataaataaatatatactagttaattagCTAATATAACTCTAATTGTCATTTATTATCATTAAACTATAATTACACCGCCTCTTTCCtctcttcctctctctctcgtttctctcctcttttatcatatagaaatacaaataatacatatatatatatatatatatatatatatatatatacacacatccACTCCCTGTCCTCTCGCGCTTATATCTCAGCTCATCCTCTCCCAATCTCGATCACTAggtatacaaatacatatatgtatatcggttgtatatataaaattatttgacaGATATACATATTAAATTCACCTTTTTTCTCTCTCGGTCTTCTCTCGcttctctcaatctcgctcaccTTTCTCCTTCCTCTAACTAAGAATCGTAATTAGCAAATTATAgccataaaatataattaaatttatagtaATGGCTATTTTTACATCGGTTGAACAAATACATAGTACTTGCGTTCGGATGAGAatcaaatgaataataaaataaatatataaagtataacttatgaaaaataataactttaaaaaataaaataggagagtttaaatgcAGAAACATACAGAATGATAATTAGGAGACATGAATagtaggctgaaatttttgccATTTATAAATACTTCgaatttgaatattaatatgCTTGTAAATTGTTTTTCCATGATTTGCAAtatataaaggagaaaaaaaatgttatgtaaTCCAGTGACTTAAATAGTCaaagattatattaattcagtGAATGGAGAAATAATTTTTGGTCAAACAAACTAAGTTTTTGTTTCATTCTAGTCGTTATATTACGTTTTTTAATAGtcaattttaacttatttttaaaattaaattatataccCTCTCTTTAGCCTGTTTATATATGGTCAAACTATTTTATAATGACTATCCTTTATAGTTGTATTCTATTTCTATTatagtcaaataaaattttaaatatcaaatgttGTTATACATGTGTATAACAAATAGCTagtgaatataaaaatattattttcttataatcaatttgttttttttaatgttttgttaTGCGTTATTCGAGCGAAGGATCTTTCAAAATAATCTCTTTATTTTCACGAGATATAGTTAAGATTTTTGTATACTCTATTTTTCCTAGTTTCCACTTATAGGATATGTTTGGTGTTGTAGTCGTGATCATGTATTTTGGACCA
The DNA window shown above is from Solanum lycopersicum chromosome 11, SLM_r2.1 and carries:
- the SSK3 gene encoding SKP1-like protein 11-like gives rise to the protein MASKKLTLKSSDGDEFEIEESIAVQSGTIKYIIEDGYTLVPLPNVNTQNLILIIEYMKKHGEKTDSNEEEIKEFDKQLLKGKSYQNMFELVTAVKYLDISDLNDLLCQTIADRIKNKSLNAMRQILGVVSDYTPEEEKMHRQEYNWAYEGEDIDESLD